Genomic window (Sulfurihydrogenibium sp.):
ATCAATATATATTTTTACAGAAATCAGCAACTGTTGTTAACCTCCAAAGAATGGGTAATGATTTTATAAAATTTTTCAGGGTCTAAGCTTGCTGTACCAACCAAAAATCCATCAACATTTTTTTGACTTATCAAATCTTTTGCATTATTTTCATTAACACTACCACCGTATAAAATCCTTGTAGTCTCATCATTTCCTTTAGACAGTTCGTTTATAAGAGTTCTAATAAAATGATGAACTTCTTGGGCTTGCTCTTTTGTTGCATTCTTCCCTGTTCCAATAGCCCAGACGGGTTCATAAGCTATATCACAAAGACCAATCTCAGGATAAACACCAGCAAAAGCCATTTTTATCTGTCTTTCTACAACGTTTAATGTTATTCCAAGCTCTCTTTCTTCCAACGTCTCTCCAACGCAAACTATCGGTCTTATTCCATGTTCTAATGCGGATATAACTTTTTTATTTATAAGCTCGTCCTTTTCTCCAAAAATATGTCTTCTTTCAGAATGTCCAAGGATTACATACTCAACGTTTAACTCTTTCAACATTATTGGCGATATCTCACCAGTAAAAGCCCCTCTATCTACATGATACATATTTTGAGCACCAAGTTTTATATTTGTCTTACTAAGCTCTAAAGAAGCTGAAGATAAAGCTGTAAAAGATGGGGCTATCATAATATCAACTTGATGAATATCTTCAACCATGGGTTTAAATTTTTCTATGTACTCCAAGGATTCTGCAACTGTTTTGTTCATCTTCCAGTTGGCAGCTATAAGATATCTCATTTTCTAACCTCTTTGCTTATGATATTTCCCTCTTGGTCTAACTCGTAGACAACCGCAGCACCTGTATCAAGCTCAACTTTTATAATCTCTTCCGGTGTTAGTTTTTCAAGATACATGATAATAGACCTTAAAGAGTTTCCATGGGCAACAACTAACACATCATTTCCTTCGTAGATATCGCCAAGAATTGCTCTTTCTAAGAATGGAATTGTTCTTGCTGCAGTATCTTTTAAAGATTCTCCTTCCGGTGGCGCAATATCATAGCTTCTTCTCCAAAGATGAACAATTTCAGCTCCATATTTTTGTCTTGCCCTGTCTTTGTTTAAACCTTGCAATGCTCCATAGTGTCTTTCGTTTAATGCTTGGTCTTTTATAATTGGGATTTGTAGCCCAATAACTTCAAGAATGATTTTTAATGTTTCTTGAGCTCTTGTTAATGCAGATGTGTAAGCAACTTTGAATCTAATATCTTTCAAAAGCTCTCCTGCTTTAAATGCTTCCTCTTTTCCTTTTTCTGTGAGTGGAACATCTACCCATCCGGTAAATCTATTTTGTAAGTTCCAAAAAGATTGTCCGTGTCTTACTAAGACTAATTTAGGCATAGAAACCTCCAAAAGTTTTTAAAAATTATTATATCATTAAGTGAGTAATACCTCGGGTGAGAAATTCAACAAAAACATGAGATTCTTCGCTTCACTCAGAATTACACCGCCGGCTGCAGAATGACGATATGGATTTTTGCAAGCAGTCTCACGTAGTATGAACTTTTACCCCTATCCTGAAGACTTTAGTCCGAAAGACTCCTTTTTTATGCTATCTTTAATTTATTTTTTCTTTAAGGCTTTAACAAACAATACATTAAAATTCAGCAACGTTGTTTTATTGTAATTTTTAAACTTTTCAAAAATCCTCTTTTTTTCGCCTAAGCTTAAACCCTCTTTACCAACCGCTGAACCTGTTTCGTGAAGATGATTTAATAGCTCTAATCCATTTTTAAATTCAAGTCTAAACTCTTTATGGAATGAAATAATTATTTCAAAATATCCACTTAGTATTTCTATAGCTTCTTTTTCAGAGTAAAAATCATAATTTCTTTTTCCTAAGATATTCTCAACTATTTTTAAACTTCCTTCAAATGGTATGCAAAAGCAAAAAATGCCATTTTGTTTTAAGACTCTGCTTATCTCTTTTAAACTTATTTTTAAATCTGTCCAATGTAGACTAAAATTAGAAACTGCAAAGTCAAATACATTGTTTTTAAATGGTAGTTTTTCTATATCTCCTGCGATTGCCAAAGGATTTTTTGATTTGTAGATTTCTAACATCTTTAAAGATATATCAACGCCTATCATTTTTTTTCTTAAACTCTCGTATAAAAAGCCTGTTCCACAGCCCAAATCTATACCTAAACCGGTTAAATCCTTAGCCATCTCGGATAGTATGGTAGCTGTTTGCTTTTGTATGATTGCTTTATTTTGATAAGTCCTGAAAGATTTTGAGAAAGATTGACTGATTCTTTTTTTAATCATCAATGTACTGGAAAATATCCCTTTCTAAAAATGGTGCATGATTTGAGTCTAATAAAATAAGTTGGCTATTTTTGATTTTTTCATGGCAGTATATGGCAGAGTTTGGATTTACTATTGAGTCTTTATCTCCATGAATTATGTAAGTTGGAATGTCAACAAGATGAAGTTTTTCTGTTAGGTCTAAATTTATGTATTCTTTTAAAAGCTCTTTACTTCCCTCTTTTTCAGGTAATGGAATCTCTCTAAACTCTTCGCCCGTAGCTGTTTTTCTAAACTGATATACTGTATTTTCAAAATCATTATTTAGATTCAGCATAAAGGCTTTAATGACTTTTGGATCACTACCAAGAAGACTGTCATTAAACTTTGGACTAAAGCCTATCAAAACAAGCTTTTCTATAAATGGATTTTTCAAAGCTGTTAAAAATGCAACAGAACCACCAAGAGACCAACCAATAAGTGTAGTTTTTTCATTTATCAAATTTGAAATGTAGTTAACATAATCTTCAAAAATATTATTTTTTTCAAAATCTTTAAAGTCTCCATGGAATGGCAAATCTAAAAACAAACTATTATCTAAATAGTAGTAATCTCTAAATATCTCTTTACTAAACCCCCATCCATGGATAAATACGGTTTTCATTCTAAATTTCCAACCTCTTTAATCAAAAAACTTTCTTCCTGTAAATATTTATAAAGCTCTTCAATATCGGTGTTATCTTTTACAAAGTATATTCTACCACCTTTTGGATTTAAATATTCTTTCAACGGATTAATTCTGTAATATGTATTATTGACTGCAACGTAGCCGGTTGTATAGTCTGGTTGGTCTGATATACAGTATTCAGCTATTATATCCGGATAGTTTAGGTTTTTTGTTGACAATGCTAAGGCATCTAAGGTTCTTTCTGTATATTTTTTTTCTAACAGTATTTTTTTAACTTCTTCACGGTGTAAAAAATCTACGTTTGTAGTTCTAACTCCTCTATATTTATCTTTTTCTAATCTTTTGCCTGACTTTGTTATAATCATTGCTCCTCTCATGTTTTCTCTATCAGGATTTGCTCCTGTATGCAATAAATCTATATGCGCTTTAGCAATTTCTCTATCAATCCCGACTTCTTCAAGTAATTTTAATGCAATTTCATTCCCTTCTTTATGATTTTTTACATTAATCGTCTTTACATCAAGAGATTTTTCGATAAACTTAATATTATTAATTTTTTCTATTTTTATATTGATAAAATCAAACTCTTTGGGTCTTGCCAAAAGCTCTGAAACTACTTTTTGAATGCTTTCTTCTGTTGTTATCCTTTCTCCACCTGATACATGTTTATCGTTAAGCGATGCTCTCATCTTTACACTATAAAACTTCATGACTCTAAAACATGTTTATCTAAAACATAACATTTAAAAGTTCCTTCAAAAAATTTATCTTCATTTTTAAAACCATCTACTTTAACTAAAACTTTTTTACCTTCAGTGCTTAAAACTTCACTTTTAAAAAAGGCTGTTTCTCCTATTTTTAATGGCTTTATAAACTTTACTTCAGCACTTCCTAAAACAACGTTTGGATGGTTAATTGTAATCATCGCACAATAATCTGCCGCTGAAAATATAAAACCTCCATGAATTAACCCTTTATCGTCGGCAAGTATATCTTCATTTGTTTCTAATTTGACCGTTGCAGTTTTTCCTTCAGCAAGCTCTATAACTTCTCCGGAAAGTTTAGGATTTATCTTGTTGTGGGTTTTAATATTCATCTTTCCTCCGTTACAGGTTTTTGATAGTAAATATTCTAATATAGACACTATCCTTTCCTTTAATGTTTACTATTCAAAACCTTGTTTTGCTGCAGAATGTCTAAAGTATTCCACAGCGGTATTAAAAGATCAATGACAAGAACTTATCCCATCCATTCTTTTTCTCTCATATCTGCAATTATTATTAAAACTATTCTCTTAAAGAATTTTGGTATACTTAATATACAATTGTTTTAGGTAAGATATGAATGTTGGGAGAAAATGATGCATCAATTTAATTCGTTTGTCAATAATCTTTGCGAGAGTGTTCCAAAATTCCCGTAAGTTTACCTTTCCTTGTCATCCCGAGGCCGTAATGTCGAAAGATCTCGTTTTTGATTTGAAAAGAAAATTATGAGATTCTTCGCCGGCTGCAGAATGACAGTTTGAATTTTTGGGACACTCTCATAATCTTTACTCATCCTAATAAGCATGTACTCCGACTTCTTGCTAGGCATACTTTATGTTTCTATCAAATCTAAAAATTTTAAAACAATCTTAATCTTTATTTTGAAAAGAAGTTTTTTGATTTTTGGAACATTCTTGTTTCCTTATAAACTCTTCTAATCTCTCCTCCCTGACTATACCGCTTTCCACTGAAAATCCACTATGTTTCTATCCTTTTTACTAAACTCAATTCCAATCAAATAAACTTCTTCATACTTTCCTAAATATTTTTCATAATATCTTTTCTCTTCAATCTGTTTTAAAGCTGTCTTTTCTGGTTGGTCTTCTACTACTTTAAACTCTATGATATAAACTTTGTTATTGTATATTACTGTTAAATCTACTTTACCTTTATTAGTAGTATCCTCTGCTACTGTTTCAAATCCTGCTCCACTAAATAAAGCATAGACAATTGATGCATAAAAGCCCTCATAGCTTTCTAAATCATTTTTTCTATACCAATCATATGGCATGCTTGCAAAAAATCTATATAAGATATCTTTCAGTTTTTCTATTTGATTATCTCTTAAGGCTGATTTGATAGCTATATCTGTTTCTGTCTTTACTGTTGGGTCTGGTATTAATTTTGTTAAAAAATAGCTGTTAAAACTTTTCTTTACTTCAAAATTTGGATAGCTTAGAATATAAATTCTTTCTGTAGGTTCTTCTATTACATCTTTTATTGTCAGGTATCCTGTTTGAAATAGCAGATTTTCTGGTCTTATATTATCAATATCAAGATTGGATAAAAGCTCTTCTCCTACTTTTAAATTTTCTACTTTTGGCAAATAATATTTATTCTGTTTAAAAAGCTTGATTAAAAACGTAGGTGTTCCTGTTTCAAACCAATAAGGTCTAAATATTTTCTTATCAAAAAGCATTAGAATATCAAAAGGATTGTAAACCTTTTCACCAAGCCAACTATAGCCGTTATACCATCTTCTAATCTCTTCTTTATCAAAATCTACTATCCTATCTGCAAATACAGTTTCTAAATCTCTTTGTGTATATCCGCAGATAGTAGCAAAGTTTGGGTCTAATGTAATATCGTTTAACTGGTTTAATCCACTAAAAATAGATACTTTAGAAAATCTTGATACTCCTGTTAAAAATGCAAGCTTAATGTATGGGTCTGCATCTTTTAAAACTGAGTAGAAATCTTTTAAAATTTCTCTATTTTCTTTTGCATACTCTATGTTTTCTATTGCATCTAAGATTGGTTTATCATATTCATCTATTAAAATAACTACTTTTTCATTGTATTTTTCATAAAGTTTTCTTATAAGCTCATAGAATTTTTGGTTAAGCTCTTCTTCTTCAAGATTGATCTTATAATCATATGCTGCGTTTTTTAGGTTGAAAGAAATCGTGCTTCTTAATTTTTCTGAATTATTATTTGTTCCGATAGCAAAGCTAATTTTTATAATCGGATGCTTTTTACTCCAATCCCATTTGTCATAGATATACAAACCTTTAAATAACTCTTTATTTCCTGAGAATGCTTCTTTGACTGTATCTAAAAATAGAGATTTTCCAAATCTTCTTGGTCTGCTTAAAAAGTAATATTTTCCTTTAGCAAGCTTTAGTATAAATGGTGTTTTATCTACATAGTAATAATTGCCTTCTATTATATCTCTGAAGGTTTGAATGCCTATTGGCAGTTCTTTCATATTGCAAGCTCCTTTTTCTTTAATTTTAGCATAATACTTTCTTAGATTTTAATTAGATTTTTAAATATCTAAGTATTTACATACTTAAATACCTTGGGTGAGAAATTAGCGGTTTTTGTAAAATTTAAAAATGAGATCCTTCGGCCTCACGGCCTCAGATGACAAGGAAAAGGTTGATTAATAAGTGTTAAAGGAAGGATAACCTTATTCATCATTCTGCAGCCGGCGAAGAATCTCATGATTTTTATTAAATTTCTCACCTGACGTGTGTATATTATATAATTAAAAATTTTATTAAGGCTGTTAAAGATGCAAGTAAGATTGAATAAATACATAGCACAAAGTGGAATATGTAGCAGAAGAAAGGCAGACGAGCTTATAAAAGAAGGAAAAGTTAAAGTAAATGGAGAAATCATCAAAGACTTAGGAATTAAGATAAACCCAGAAAAAGATATAGTGGAGGTTGAAGGTAATATCATAAAACCGGTAGAGAAAAAGATTTACATAAAAATCTACAAACCTGTTGGCTACCTTTCAGCGATTGGAAAAGATAAGTTTGGAAGAAAAACATTGACAGATTTGCTTAAAAAATTAAATATCAAAGAAAGTTTATTTCCTGTTGGAAGGCTTGATTATAATAGCGAAGGTCTTTTAATTTTAACAAACGACGGTGAGTTTGCAAACAAAATTGCCCATCCAAAGCACGAAATTAAAAAAGTTTATCATGTAGAAGTGGTTCCAAAAGTTGACAAAGAAACACTAAATCAGATGAAAAAAGGAGCTGTTTTAGAAGATGGATTTTTTAAGCCAGATAAAGTTGAAATCATAAAACACGCTAAAGATAGTACTTGGCTACTTTTTGAAATTCATAGCGGAAAAAAGAGAATCTTAAGAAGATATGTAAGTAAATTTAATCATAAAGTAAGAAGGCTTGTTCGTGTTAAAATAGATAGCATTTCTATTGAAAACTTAAAGCCGTATCAATTTAAACATCTAACAGACAAAGAGGTAAGGTCAATCTATGAAAGAGATAGTGCTGAGTAATGGAAAATTTTTTGTTAATATAGATGAAAACTTTGCTATTAGAGACTTTTACTTTCCTTACGTTGGAATGTATAATCATCTAAACTCAGAGGCAAACTCTATTGGTGTATATGTAAATGGTAGGTTTAAATGGATTGACGACTCTTGGGAGAAAAAATTTAGCTACTGTGAAAACTCATTGGTTGCGAATTTAGAGGCTAAATCTGATGAGCTTGGCATCAAGCTAAGCTTTAAATCAGCAATTCATAAATATTTAGATATACTAATCCATCAAATCCAGATTACAAATCTAACAGAGGAAGAAAAAGAAGTAAAAATATTTTTTTATCATGGATTTAAGTTAAATGAATCTGAAATTGGTAATACTGCTTACTTTGACCCAAAATTAAAAGGCTTGATTCATTACAAAGGTGCAACTTATATTTATATCTCATCTCAAAGCAGTAATTTTGAATATACCGTCTCAAAGAAAAATCATGTATCCGGATCTTGGTTAGAAATTGAGAGAGGTCATTTAAGCAGAAATAAGATAGTCCAAGGAGAGATTGATAGTGCTTGGGCAGTAGTTGAAAATCTAAAACCTTTTGAAAGTAAAACAGCCTACTACTATCTTTTAGTTGGTCATCGTTATGATGATATAGTTAAATTGAAAAATAAAGTAAGCAATGAAGGTTTAGATAATTTACTTGAAGAAACGCAGGAGTTTTGGCAAGGTTGGATAAAGACAAAAGACAGGCTACTGCCGGCTTTATCTAAAAATATAAAAGACCTATACTATCAAAGTCTTTTAATCATTCGTGCCCACTTTGACAATAACGGTGCTATCGTCGCTGCAAACGATACATCGATTTATAAGTTTAACAAAGACCATTACAGCTATCTTTGGCCAAGGGATGGCGCTTTCATCGTTATGTCTCTTGATAATGCAGGATATACAAACTTAACACAAAGATTTTTTAAATTCTGTAAACAACATATAACAGATGAAGGTTATCTTCTTCATAAATATTCTCCAGATGGAACAGCAGGTTCATCATGGCATCCTTGGTGTGATGATGATGAAAATTATCAGCTTCCAATCCAAGAAGATGAGACAGCTTTGGTGGTTGTTGCTTTATACAATCATTATTTAAATAGCAAGGATATTGAGTTTGTGGACTATATGTATAACGGATTTGTCAGAAAGGCTGCAAACTTTATGGTTAAATATACAGACCCGCAGTTAAACCTTCCCCTTGAAAGCTATGATTTATGGGAAGAAAGAAGAGGTATTTTTACTTATACAGCATCAACAGTATACGCAGGTTTGATTGCTGCATCCAAGCTTGCTATACTTGTAGGAAACAAAGAAGAGTCTGTTTTGTACAATCAAAAAGCTGAAGAAATTAGAAATGGAATTTTGACATATCTTTATGATGAAGAAGAAGGAAGATTTTTAAGAGGAATATACAGAGATAAAAACGGAAATATCATTAAGGATAAAACTGTAGAAAGTAGTTTGCTACTTGTTCATGAATTTGGCGTTATAGACCCGGAAGATTATAGAATGGTTAATACTGTAAGGGCAGTAGAGGATAGGCTTTGGATAAAAAACGGGATTGGTGGTCTTGCAAGATATGAAAACGACTACTATCACAAAGTGTCTGATGATACACCAGGAAATCCTTGGATAATAACTACTTTATGGCTTGCTAACTGGTATACGCAGGTTGGATTGTTTGACAGGGCATTTCAGCTGATTAACTGGGTGATAAAGAGAAAAACTCAGGCTGGATTGTTGGCAGAGCAATTCCATCCATTCACAGGAGAGCCATTATCTGTATGTCCTTTAACATGGTCTCATTCTTCGTTTTGCTATTCAATACAAAAATTGAATAAGAGATTGATTGAAGACAAGACACCAGATTATGTGATGGCTTGAAAAAATAAACGATAATTTGTTAGATGATATAGAATTGGAAATACCTTGAGTGAGAAATTGGCGGTTTTTATAAAATTTAAAAATGAGATCCTTCGGTCTTCGGCCTCAGGATGTTCTATGTTATATGTTAAATGTCAAGTACAAAAATTTTTATCAAATGGTTTTCTACTTTTTAATACACCATATGCCTGCCTTAATAACTTATGTGCTACAGCTACTAATGCTAACTTTTTAGCTTTACCTTTACTTACTAATCTTTCGTATAATTCTCTGCAGTATTTGTTAAACCTTATTGCTGATAATGCTGCCATGTATAGTATCTTTCTTGCATATGGATTTCCCATTTTCTTTATCTTGCCACTTTTCTTTACACTTGATCCACTTTCATATGGACTTGGATTTAAACCAGCAAAACTAGCTGCTTCCTTTACACTTTTAAATCTTTTAAATCCTCCAAATATTGATATTACGGGAGTTAAAATAATGTTGTGTCTAAATAAATCTAAATAAAATTACATGGAGGAATGATAATGGATAAGAAAGAATACTTTGAAAAAATATTAGACAGATCAACTGAAGAATTAGTAAAAGAGCTTTTCCCAAACGGTATAGCAACCTAAGAAAAGGTGGGTATAAGAAAGCTTTTAGAATCTGTTTTAGAACTTGTCATGAACCAAGAAAGAAATTTCTTTCTTGAAAATGATGATGATAACAAAGCAAATGGGTATTATGAAAGAAGTCTAAATACTGGTTCCTTCAAGCTTAACATAAATGTCCCCAGAGATAGAAAGGGTAGATTTAGACCACAAATATTACCTGACCCTTACAAAAGAGTTAATGAAGATTATATAGACCTTCTTATGAGTTTAGTATCCAATGGATACTGTAGAAAGTAAGATAGATTCTACATTAAAAAGCTTGGGTTTAAACTACTCGAAACAACATATGGATATAATCAAGAAAGAGCTTATAGAAAGGCTTAATGATTTTAAAACAAGAGAGCTTCCATCGGATGCATTTGTACTGTATATAGATGCATATCACTGTGATATAAAAGAGAAAAACAAAATCAGAAAAGCTTCTGTTTACGTAGTTCTTGGAGTAGATTTGCAGGGAAACAAAGATATATTTGGATTTTACACATTTTTCAGTAGTGAAAACAAAGCAGACTGGATAAAAGTATTCAATGATTTAATAGATAGAGGACTAAAAAGAGTAATGCTTATAGTAAGTGATGATTTTCCTGGGATAACAAAAGCCATAGAAAC
Coding sequences:
- the tpiA gene encoding triose-phosphate isomerase; translated protein: MRYLIAANWKMNKTVAESLEYIEKFKPMVEDIHQVDIMIAPSFTALSSASLELSKTNIKLGAQNMYHVDRGAFTGEISPIMLKELNVEYVILGHSERRHIFGEKDELINKKVISALEHGIRPIVCVGETLEERELGITLNVVERQIKMAFAGVYPEIGLCDIAYEPVWAIGTGKNATKEQAQEVHHFIRTLINELSKGNDETTRILYGGSVNENNAKDLISQKNVDGFLVGTASLDPEKFYKIITHSLEVNNSC
- a CDS encoding 2,3-bisphosphoglycerate-dependent phosphoglycerate mutase — translated: MPKLVLVRHGQSFWNLQNRFTGWVDVPLTEKGKEEAFKAGELLKDIRFKVAYTSALTRAQETLKIILEVIGLQIPIIKDQALNERHYGALQGLNKDRARQKYGAEIVHLWRRSYDIAPPEGESLKDTAARTIPFLERAILGDIYEGNDVLVVAHGNSLRSIIMYLEKLTPEEIIKVELDTGAAVVYELDQEGNIISKEVRK
- a CDS encoding methyltransferase domain-containing protein; translation: MIKKRISQSFSKSFRTYQNKAIIQKQTATILSEMAKDLTGLGIDLGCGTGFLYESLRKKMIGVDISLKMLEIYKSKNPLAIAGDIEKLPFKNNVFDFAVSNFSLHWTDLKISLKEISRVLKQNGIFCFCIPFEGSLKIVENILGKRNYDFYSEKEAIEILSGYFEIIISFHKEFRLEFKNGLELLNHLHETGSAVGKEGLSLGEKKRIFEKFKNYNKTTLLNFNVLFVKALKKK
- a CDS encoding alpha/beta fold hydrolase — encoded protein: MKTVFIHGWGFSKEIFRDYYYLDNSLFLDLPFHGDFKDFEKNNIFEDYVNYISNLINEKTTLIGWSLGGSVAFLTALKNPFIEKLVLIGFSPKFNDSLLGSDPKVIKAFMLNLNNDFENTVYQFRKTATGEEFREIPLPEKEGSKELLKEYINLDLTEKLHLVDIPTYIIHGDKDSIVNPNSAIYCHEKIKNSQLILLDSNHAPFLERDIFQYIDD
- a CDS encoding 6-carboxyhexanoate--CoA ligase, translated to MKFYSVKMRASLNDKHVSGGERITTEESIQKVVSELLARPKEFDFINIKIEKINNIKFIEKSLDVKTINVKNHKEGNEIALKLLEEVGIDREIAKAHIDLLHTGANPDRENMRGAMIITKSGKRLEKDKYRGVRTTNVDFLHREEVKKILLEKKYTERTLDALALSTKNLNYPDIIAEYCISDQPDYTTGYVAVNNTYYRINPLKEYLNPKGGRIYFVKDNTDIEELYKYLQEESFLIKEVGNLE
- a CDS encoding hotdog domain-containing protein — its product is MNIKTHNKINPKLSGEVIELAEGKTATVKLETNEDILADDKGLIHGGFIFSAADYCAMITINHPNVVLGSAEVKFIKPLKIGETAFFKSEVLSTEGKKVLVKVDGFKNEDKFFEGTFKCYVLDKHVLES
- a CDS encoding ATP-binding protein, with the translated sequence MKELPIGIQTFRDIIEGNYYYVDKTPFILKLAKGKYYFLSRPRRFGKSLFLDTVKEAFSGNKELFKGLYIYDKWDWSKKHPIIKISFAIGTNNNSEKLRSTISFNLKNAAYDYKINLEEEELNQKFYELIRKLYEKYNEKVVILIDEYDKPILDAIENIEYAKENREILKDFYSVLKDADPYIKLAFLTGVSRFSKVSIFSGLNQLNDITLDPNFATICGYTQRDLETVFADRIVDFDKEEIRRWYNGYSWLGEKVYNPFDILMLFDKKIFRPYWFETGTPTFLIKLFKQNKYYLPKVENLKVGEELLSNLDIDNIRPENLLFQTGYLTIKDVIEEPTERIYILSYPNFEVKKSFNSYFLTKLIPDPTVKTETDIAIKSALRDNQIEKLKDILYRFFASMPYDWYRKNDLESYEGFYASIVYALFSGAGFETVAEDTTNKGKVDLTVIYNNKVYIIEFKVVEDQPEKTALKQIEEKRYYEKYLGKYEEVYLIGIEFSKKDRNIVDFQWKAV
- a CDS encoding pseudouridine synthase translates to MQVRLNKYIAQSGICSRRKADELIKEGKVKVNGEIIKDLGIKINPEKDIVEVEGNIIKPVEKKIYIKIYKPVGYLSAIGKDKFGRKTLTDLLKKLNIKESLFPVGRLDYNSEGLLILTNDGEFANKIAHPKHEIKKVYHVEVVPKVDKETLNQMKKGAVLEDGFFKPDKVEIIKHAKDSTWLLFEIHSGKKRILRRYVSKFNHKVRRLVRVKIDSISIENLKPYQFKHLTDKEVRSIYERDSAE
- a CDS encoding glycoside hydrolase family 15 protein translates to MKEIVLSNGKFFVNIDENFAIRDFYFPYVGMYNHLNSEANSIGVYVNGRFKWIDDSWEKKFSYCENSLVANLEAKSDELGIKLSFKSAIHKYLDILIHQIQITNLTEEEKEVKIFFYHGFKLNESEIGNTAYFDPKLKGLIHYKGATYIYISSQSSNFEYTVSKKNHVSGSWLEIERGHLSRNKIVQGEIDSAWAVVENLKPFESKTAYYYLLVGHRYDDIVKLKNKVSNEGLDNLLEETQEFWQGWIKTKDRLLPALSKNIKDLYYQSLLIIRAHFDNNGAIVAANDTSIYKFNKDHYSYLWPRDGAFIVMSLDNAGYTNLTQRFFKFCKQHITDEGYLLHKYSPDGTAGSSWHPWCDDDENYQLPIQEDETALVVVALYNHYLNSKDIEFVDYMYNGFVRKAANFMVKYTDPQLNLPLESYDLWEERRGIFTYTASTVYAGLIAASKLAILVGNKEESVLYNQKAEEIRNGILTYLYDEEEGRFLRGIYRDKNGNIIKDKTVESSLLLVHEFGVIDPEDYRMVNTVRAVEDRLWIKNGIGGLARYENDYYHKVSDDTPGNPWIITTLWLANWYTQVGLFDRAFQLINWVIKRKTQAGLLAEQFHPFTGEPLSVCPLTWSHSSFCYSIQKLNKRLIEDKTPDYVMA